CTACCTGATCCCCACGGCGGAAGTGCCGGTGACCAACCTTGTGCGCGAGTCCATCGTCGAGGCGGAGCGCCTGCCCCTGCGGTACGTGGCTCATACACCGTGTTTCCGCGCCGAGGCCGGCGCCTACGGCAAGGATACCCGCGGCATGATTCGCCAGCACCAGTTCGAAAAGGTCGAGCTGGTGCACATTGTCCGCCCCCAGGACTCCGACGCCGCCCTGAAGACGCTGACGGCGGACGCCGAGGCCATTCTCCAGGAACTGGGTTTGTGTTACCGGGTGGTGCTGCTGTGCACCGGCGACATGGGTTTTGCCGCGGCGCGCACCTACGATCTCGAAGTCTGGCTTCCCGGGCAGGAGCGCTACCGGGAGATTTCCTCCTGCAGCAATCTACAGGCGTTCCAGGCGCGGCGGATGCAGGCGCGCTGGCGTAACCCGGAGACCGGCAAGCCGGAGCCTCTGCATACTCTGAACGGCTCGGGACTGGCCGTGGGCCGTTGCCTGGTGGCGATTCTGGAGAACTACCAGGAAGCCGACGGCCGGGTGCGCACTCCGGAGGCACTGCGCCCGTACCTGGGCGGCCGGGAGTGGATCGTCGAGTAACCGCTGCGATGGTGTGCCGCGGTGCTCAGTGTTCGGCCAGCACCGGCGCCAGCTCGGCGAACAGGGCCTCCCGCTCCTCGTGGGTACGCACCGCCATGGCGCGATCCACCACCTCCCGGGTGAGGTGGGGCGCAAACAGGCGGACGAACTCGTACATGTAGCTGCGCAGGTAGGTGCCCCGGCGGAAGCCGATGTTGGTGACGCTGGACTCGAACAGATTCGCCGCCGGGATGGCACGCAGGCCGGCGTCCCGCTCCGGCTCGTAGGCCATGCTGGCAACGATGCCAACACCGAGCCCCAGGCGGACGTAGGTCTTGATCACCTCCGAATCGGTGGCCGTGAAAACCACCTCCGGCTCCAGCCCCTCCTGGCGGTACGCCTGGTCCAGTTTGGAGCGGCCGGTGAAGCCGAAGACATACGTCACCAAGGGATAGCGGGCCAGGGAACGCAGAGTCAGGGGGTGTTCGTCCAGCAGCGGGTGGTCCTCGGGGACGATCACACTGCGGTTCCAACGGTAACAGGGCATCATCACCAGGTCCTCGAACAAGTCGATGGCCTCGGTGGCGATGGCGAAATCGACGCCGCCGTGGGCCGCGAGTTCTGCAATCTGCATCGGCGTGCCCTGGTGCATGTGCAGGCTCACGTTCGGGTATTGCTCGCGGAAGGCGGTGACGACGCCGGGCAGCGCGTGGCGGGCCTGGGTGTGCGTAGTGGCGATGGAGAGACTGCCGCGGGCATCGTCCTGGTGCTCATCGGCAATGGCGCGAATGTTCTCGGCATCGCCCAGGATACGGCGTGCGGCCTGCAGAATGTCCTTGCCGGCCGGAGTAACCTGAGTCAGATGCTTGCCGCTGCGCTCGAAGATCTGTACGCCGAGTTCTTCTTCCAGCATCCGGATCTGTTTGCTGACACCGGGCTGGGAGGTGTAGAGGGCTTCGGCAGCCGCCGAGACATTCAGATCCCGACGCTCGACTTCGCAGATGTAACGCAGTTGGTTGAGTTTCATGGGGCCGACATCACTTTTTATAACATTTCCGCATATAAATAAATGAAACAGATACTTTTGTAAATAACCCGCTCTGGTGACACTACGCACACCGGGGCACCAATCAGGATTGTCTGTCGCAAGGAGCCAGGCTAATGAATGACTGCATGACGCTGCGGCTGCGCGACAACGGCCGGCCGACCCTCGTGATCGGCTCTCACCCTGACGCGAAGCGGTTGCTGGCGATCCTGGGCCGGGACGCCACTGACTTCGCCGGCATGGGCGCGAAATGGCCGCCGGGGGTGAGGCCGTGGGCGCCAGCCGGGGCAGAACCGGACATCACCGAAGCGGTGGCACAGTCTGCACTGTTGGTGATCCTTGACCCTGCAGAGTCCTGCGCTGATGACGCTCTGGCCGCTGCACAGGCGGGGCGCGTCCCGTGCTGGATCCCGACGGCACCGGAACGTGGAACCGCGGAGCCGGCGTTGCCGCCGCTGACCGGGCCGGCCACCGACTGGCTGGCGGAGTCGGAGGGTGCTGTGCGCGCGGCCCAGGGAACCCAACCCGGTGTTGGTGACGTGAGTCTGGTAGGCGCCGGGCCCGGTGCACCGGATCTGTTGACCCTGCGCGGGCTGCGGGCCCTGCAGACCGCCGACGTGGTGATCTTTGACCGCCTGGTTGCCGACGCGCTCCTGGAGCAGGTGCCGCCGCGCTGCGAGCGGATCTACGTGGGCAAGCGCCGGCGGGATCATCCGGTGCCACAGGAGGAAATCAATACCCTGCTGTTGCGCCATGCCCGCGCGGGCAAGCGCGTCGTGCGCCTGAAGGGGGGCGACCCATTCATCTTCGGGCGTGGCGGCGAGGAGATCGAGCATCTCATGGAAGCCGGCATCCCGTTCCGGGTGATTCCCGGCATTACCGCGGCCAGTGGCTGTGCCGCCTACGCCGGTATACCGCTGACCCACCGCGACTACGCTCAGTCCTGTGCCTTCGTTACCGGTCACCGCAAGGACGGTGAGCTGGATCTGGATTTCCGCGGCCTGGTGCGGGAGGGCCAGACCCTGGTGTTCTACATGGGATTGCACAGCCTGCGCGATGTGTGTGCCGGGCTGATGGGTGAGGGCATGGCACCGGAGATGCCGGCCGCCCTGGTCCAGCAAGGGACCACCCGCGCTCAGACCATCATCGAGGGAACCGTCAGTGATCTTGCCGATGCGGTGGAGAGCCGCGAGGTGCGGGCACCGACACTGCTGATCATTGGTGAGGTGGTACGTCTGCGCCGGCGCCTGGACTGGTTTCATGGCTCAGGCGAAACCATGGCCTGGGCCAGTCCGGATCGTGAGCTGACATCCTGACAGCCGGCGGGCATCCCGGAAACGCGAAGCCCCGCTGAGGCGGGGCTTCGTCGTTGCGGTCAGGGTATCGCCGGTTGCTCAGTCGTCGCCGCCAAAGGCCATCAGCAGGTGCAGCAGACTGGTGAACAGGTTGTAGATGGCAATATAGAGGCCCACGGTGGCCATGATGTAGTTGGTCTCGCCGCCATGCACCAAGGCGCTGGTCTGGTACAGGATGAATGCCGACATCAGCAGAATGAACATGGCGCTCACGCCCAGCATCATCCCGGGCATCTGAAACACCATCGCACCAAGACCGGCCAGGAAGGCCACCAGGATGCCCGCAAACAGGAAGCCACCCATAAAGG
The DNA window shown above is from Aquisalimonas sp. 2447 and carries:
- the cobA gene encoding uroporphyrinogen-III C-methyltransferase; protein product: MNDCMTLRLRDNGRPTLVIGSHPDAKRLLAILGRDATDFAGMGAKWPPGVRPWAPAGAEPDITEAVAQSALLVILDPAESCADDALAAAQAGRVPCWIPTAPERGTAEPALPPLTGPATDWLAESEGAVRAAQGTQPGVGDVSLVGAGPGAPDLLTLRGLRALQTADVVIFDRLVADALLEQVPPRCERIYVGKRRRDHPVPQEEINTLLLRHARAGKRVVRLKGGDPFIFGRGGEEIEHLMEAGIPFRVIPGITAASGCAAYAGIPLTHRDYAQSCAFVTGHRKDGELDLDFRGLVREGQTLVFYMGLHSLRDVCAGLMGEGMAPEMPAALVQQGTTRAQTIIEGTVSDLADAVESREVRAPTLLIIGEVVRLRRRLDWFHGSGETMAWASPDRELTS
- the cysB gene encoding HTH-type transcriptional regulator CysB, producing the protein MKLNQLRYICEVERRDLNVSAAAEALYTSQPGVSKQIRMLEEELGVQIFERSGKHLTQVTPAGKDILQAARRILGDAENIRAIADEHQDDARGSLSIATTHTQARHALPGVVTAFREQYPNVSLHMHQGTPMQIAELAAHGGVDFAIATEAIDLFEDLVMMPCYRWNRSVIVPEDHPLLDEHPLTLRSLARYPLVTYVFGFTGRSKLDQAYRQEGLEPEVVFTATDSEVIKTYVRLGLGVGIVASMAYEPERDAGLRAIPAANLFESSVTNIGFRRGTYLRSYMYEFVRLFAPHLTREVVDRAMAVRTHEEREALFAELAPVLAEH